The genome window GCAGCCCGCACCGATTTTCGTCTTCCCCCAAAGCTGTACGGCAGGGTCGATCCGGGCATCCTCCTCTATGACGACCTCCGGCCCTATCCATACGGAATCGGGGTCCTGCATTCTGACGCCGCCTGCAAGGTGCCGATCGATAATCCTGCGCCGAAGGGCGCTGGCCGCATCAGCGAGCTGCCTGGGATTGTTTATCCCGGCGAACTCCTTTTCGTCGGGCGCGAGTGACGCGTGAACTCTCCCGCCCGCCCGGGCGATCATCGGCACGATATCGGGAAGATAAAACTCCTTTTGGGCATTCTCGTTGTCAAGTCTGGATATCTGGGGCGATAGTGAAGAAGTCTTGAAGATGTAGATCCCGCTGTTGACCTCCGTCAGGGCTTTTTGCGCCTCGGTCGCGTCCTTCTCCTCGACTATGACGATCGTCTTGCCCGATCGCACCACCCTGCCGTACCCGAACGGGTCGGAGGCCTCGAAGCTGATGAATGTGCAGTCCGCCCCGGAGGACAGGTGGTCCGCGACAAGTCTTGAAATCGACGAGGCTGTTACCAGTGGAACGTCCCCGGGAGTCACCAGGAGGTGGTCCAGTCCGCTCCACCACTCTTCGGCAATCTGCACCGCGTGTCCCGTGCCGAGCTGTTCGTGCTGCCATACGGGAAGTGTGCCGGGCCAGTCAGAGGACAGGTACTCCTGGACAAGCTCTCCTTTGTAGCCGATCACCGCGGCCATGGAGTTGATCCTTCCCTTTGAGGCGTCCGCGCACTTTCCAAGCGAATCCAAGATGTAAAAAAGCACAGGCTGATCGAGGACAGGAAGCAGCACTTTGGGAAGGGCACTCTTCATCCTAGTTCCCTTCCCGGCGGCGAGAACAAGCGCTCCAACTGCGCCTCTTGAAGCAGGCAAAACCATCATCACCTTTGCTCTGTTTTATCGAACATAAAAAAAGGGGGGTTTCCCTCAGCCCCCTCAGTTGTTTATCCATGGCTGGGGTGGCTGGAATCGAACCAGCGATCGCGGAGCCAAAGTCCGCTGCCTTGCCGCTTGGCTACACCCCATCCTCAACAACCTCACTATACTAGCATTCATTGATGCCATGTCAAGGATTTGAATATTGAGGCATTTCAGCGAAGCGATTACGAAGCTCGCTCCTTTTATGGTATGATGCGCTCAAATGATTGCCATGATCGTCTTCGCATTTTTTCTATATTTTCCCTACGCGTGGTGTCGGCTGAGGGGCGAATCGCCGTCACGCTACGGTCTGCTTTGGAGTCTGTCCAGCGACGCGGCGCGGGATGTCCTCCTCGTCTCGGTTGTCGTCCTGGTGCCGCTGACTTTTGTCTCCACAGTCTTCTTCCCCCGTTACATGCACCCGCAGGGGATGGTGTTTGTCCTCAAGGGGGTTCTGTCGGGGCTCGCGGCGGCTGTGGCCGAGGAGACTTTTTTCAGGGGATGGCTGCAGACCCTTCTGTCGGAGAGAATGCCCGCGTTGAAGAGCATTCTGCTGGCCTCGGCCCTGTTCGGCCTGGCGCACGTCTTCAGGGGCCCGGTGGCGATGCTAGCCTTTTTTCCCGGCATCCTCATGGGAGTACTGCGCCACAGGCACAGCTCGGTCCTGCCGGCAATACTTTTTCACTGGTTCGGTAATATTTGGTCCATCTGGTTCTACCCGCAGTTTTAAGAAAAAACCGAGGGGGGAAGAAATTATGAGCTTCGCCAGGCCCGGAATAACTCGGGGTATTTTCATAATCACGGTCGCCCTGTCGTTCATCTCTTTTGCGTTCAGGGCTGATGCCTTCATCTTCAGGGTGGAGATCCCCCTGGAAATCGACAAAGAGGCCTCCGCCCTGCTGCCCGGCGGGGAGAGGGTCTCCCTGGGAATGGTGCGAGCCCTCCCCTCCACCACGAGATGGCCGGGCTACACTGCGTCGAAATGGGCGCCCCCCGGTAGCGTCGCAGCCTCCGCGGTCAACGCGATCCATCTGACCCTCTCGGTGGAGGACGGCAGGGGGCGCACCCTGAGCATACTGCCGCTGCACACCGTAGCCCCGGCCGCCGGGGAACGGTCATATATCTCGCTGGACTCCGTCGCCGGGACGGGGCTGTTCGGCGGATGGGCGCCCCCGGTGGGGACGCCGGTGTTCGTTCGCGGCAGGGACGGAGCGATGACGCCGCTGGAGGTCCGCGGGCTGCCCAAGGAGGGAGAGATTCTTGTCATCGATGTAATGGAGGACGACAGGCCGTACATCATCGATATAGAGAACCGTCCGGGAGGAAGGGTGGTCGGCTATTACGGCTCCGGCCCCAGGCTTCTGGCTCGCGTCGTCCGGCCGCTGAGGGGAGTCGGGCGCTTCGGCGGGACGGAGTTCCAAGGGATCGGCAGGATAAGGGCGAATCACTCCGGCGTGATAGACGTGAGCACTGCGGGAAGAGGAGTCGTCGGGGGCTTCCAGATCCTCCCGTTCGAGCACGCCAAATCCAAGGAGATGGCGTCCGCCTGGCAGCTGACCCAGTGGCTGATCGTCGCCTCTCCGACGGACTCGCCCCTGCCGGGCGCGGCCCCTCTCTTCTCTTCGAACCTTGTGCCCGGGAGCCAGCTGGAGGACGAATTGTGGGACCTCTGGTCGACCTACGGGCGCAAGCCGCTTGTCCTCTGCCGCAGGGAGGGAGGCCAGTGGGAGAGGCTGCCCGAGTCATCGGGCAGGAACGATTTCGCGCTGGGAGACCTCACTCATATCAGGTTCTACTCCCCGTTCACGGAGGAGCCCCAGGAGGGCTTCGCGGATTAAGGGAGGCAAACGGCTCGGGGAGAGGTCAGCTTCTCATGCTCCCTGGCTTGGTCATTCGCAATCAGCCACCGCCCTTTCAACGACCTCTCTCAGCTCGGGGTGATCCATCGCCATGCAGACGTTGGCGTGCAGCCATCCCTGTTGTGTGCCGCAGTCAAAACGTCTTCCCTTGTAAACAACTCCCCACACGGGCTCGGTGCCTATGAGGCCCTTGATGCCGTCAGTGAGCTGTATCTCCCCTCCTGCGCCCGTCCCGAGGTTTGAGAGGACGGGAAAGATAGACGGGGAGAGTACGTATCGCCCCATGATCGCAAGCCTGCTGGGGGCATTCTCGGGCCCCGGCTTCTCCACCATGTTCCTCACCGAGAAGACGCCGTCCCCGACCTCCTCGGCCTCGACCACGCCGTACCTGGATGTGTCCTCCCAAGATACCTCCTCCAGTGCGATCACGGAGCCGCCTCTCTCCTCGTGGACGGCTATAAGCTGTGCCAGCACGGACGGTGAGGCGACCATCACGTCGTCGGGAAGAATGACGCCGAAGTGCTCGGAGCGACAGACCGGCTCGCCGCACAGCACCGCGTGCCCAAGGCCGAGCGGGCGATGCTGGCGCATGTAGATGAAGTCCGCCATGTTCGATAGGGAGATGACTTCATGGTAGAGATCGTCCCTGTTTCGGGATTTCAGAAGCTCCTCCAGCTCGAAGGAGCGGTCGAAGTGGTCCTCGATCGCCTTTTTCGACCGGCCCGTTATCATCACCATCTCCCGGCAGCCCGCCTCTAGAGCCTCGTCGACCCCGTATTCGATTATTGGACGGTCGACGAGAGGGAGCATCTCCTTAGCGATCTCCTTCGTCGCCGGAAGGAACCTGGTTCCCATCCCGGCCACGGGGAAAAGGCATTTTGTAATGCAAGAGGGCATAAGGTCACTCTCCGATCATACTGTCTTGCAGTGTGATAGCACGGCGTTCACAAGTCTCGAGGATACGGACTCCATAGCGCTTCCGTCCCTCGCCTCTACCAGGATGCGGAGCAACGGCTCAGTACCCGAAGGGCGGATGAAGACGCGCCCCTTCCCCTGCAGAAGGGCCTCCGCTTCTTCTGTGATCGCCGCGATGAAGTCCTTGCAGAATCTCATCTCGGGGGACACTTCGACGTTCCGCAGAAGCTGCGGATAGGGTGAAAAACGCTCTGCAAGGCTGTTTATATCCTCGCCCAGCTCGTGGCACGCTTTCATGAAGAGAAGCCCGGTGCACAGGCCGTCTCCCGTGTTCACCAGGGGAGACAGGATGATATGGCCCGATTGCTCTCCTCCGAGGAAGGCGCCCTCGCTGTTCATCGTGTCCATCACGTAGCGATCTCCGACGGGACACCTGAAGACTTTTATGCCGTCGCGCTCCAGGTGCTCCTCGAGGGCCAGGTTGCTCATCACTGTGGCCACGACGCCGCTGCCGAGCCGCTCCTCGCGGGATAGCCAGCGGGCGAGGACCCATAGGATTATGTCGCCGTCCAGCACCTTGCCGTTGCCGTCGACCAGAAGAGCCCGGTCCGCGTCCCCATCATAGGCTATGCCTATGGGGAAGCCGCCCTCCCTGACCGAATAGGCCAGGTTGGTCATGTTCATGACCCCGACTCCCTCGTTGATGTTCAGGCCGTTCGGCTGATTGCCGATCATGCACCAGTTCTTTCCCAGCCTGCCGAAGACCTTGGAGGCCGCGTCGATCGCGGCACCGTGCGCGCAGTCCACCACGCCGCAAGGAGGGAAGAAGGATTCGTCACCCCAGTAGGACGCTATTCTCTCGGCATATTCGTCCACGAGGTGCGGGGCGGTCCTTATGTCGCCGATGGAGGCACCGGTCGGCCTCCATTCGTCGGTCAGGTTGTCGCCCATATACTCCTCTATCGCCTCCTCCGCCTCGTCGGTAAGTTTTCTTCCGCGCGAGTCCAGAAATTTTATTCCGTTGTACTCGGCCGGGTTGTGCGATGCGCTGATGACAGCGCCCCCGCTGAGCGACATCCTTTGAACGGCAAAGCTAACACCGGGCGTCGGGATGACGCCCAACAGGTAGATCTCGGCCCCGGCGGACATCATGCCCGCGGAAAGGGCCGATTCCAACATGCGGCCGGATCGCCTGGTGTCCCTTCCGATTGCGATCTTCGGGCGCGGATATCCTCTTTCGGTCAGATATAGAATGTACGACCGTCCCAGCCGCAGGGCCATTTCCGGCGTCATGGCGCCTCTGTTGGCGACATCACGGACACCGTCGGTCCCAAACAGGCAGCGATTGTTACATTTCTCGGTCTTCATGCAATCTCACCTTCCGACAGGTTCGCTATCCCGTCGCTCGACCAGGTTGAAGGAGGGCCGGTGGCAGCTCCGACGTCAGTCCGAGGAGCATGGCGACTGCCAAGTCGTGCGAGCGGGCATTTGCGTGATCAGTTTACGGCGGCCGTCACTGAGACGCTGGAAGGTTCTATCTTGACGACCTTCAGTTTGCCGTCTGTTTTATTCTGTATTTGCACGGGCACGGTAAGACGTCTCGATACGATGTTCGTCACGTTCACAAATGGGCGAATCAGCATTTCTTCTTCGTCAAGCGCATTCACCTCCGACGGCGCTCCCTCGATGACGACGTTCACCGAGTCCGGCTCCACCGTCCATCCAGGGTAGACGCTGCGTCCGTCAACGTCCACCTTCAGCCTGGAGAGAAGCTTGGTGACCGTGAAGGGAGTCAGGAGAATCTCCACTCTGACCGAAGATGCTCCGACCAGTTTGACCATCGGATCCTCCGGTTGTCTTAAGGGGATGACCATGTTCTGCTCCTTGGAGATGTCGGTCAGATCTATGGTCTCCGTGTCGATTTTAGATAAGGCCTCCAGTTTTTCAAGGGGTCCTTCGATCGTCGCCACGGCTGGCTCCACTATAACGGCCTTGAGCTTGAAATCCGTCGCCGGGTCGCCCATTATCCTTGCGTTCACAGAGACTGTCTTCTTCGGCACTCCTCTTGCGAGGATAGCCCTGAGCTTGACCGACTTGGGCTCGACCGTTACCAGGTCTTTAAACTCCTCCGCCTTGACTATCTCCACGGGAAGGATGATCTCTCCCCCGGCCTCGAGCTGGTCCAGCGTGGGAACTATCCTGACCGCGTCTATCTTCGCCAGGTCTTTCTCATTCCCCTTTATGCTGACGTTTTTCGGGATGATCTCTACCTTGTCGAGAAACAGATCTGGAGGCAATCCCTTGTCCACGTTGATCTCCACGGGAATCAGTCGGTCGATCAGACGGATTAGCTCCACATCCACATGGGTCGGCCTTATGTCCATGACCTTCACATCCTTGGGCACGATGGAGCGGACCGGGATCCTGTACTTTCCCTCCCCCAAGCCCCGCAGGTCGACCTCGCAGGCCACTCCCTCGTTGGGCAGAGTGGGGAGCAGGCTGCGCGCGCCCGATACGACTATCTCGGCCTCCTTCACGTCGGTCTTCACCGTCACCTGGGGAGGGGCGTTCAGGTACTCGAGCGGAACGACCAGAGTTCTTTCTCCCTCGGTCGTGCCGCTGCCCGTGACGTAGGACCATAGGGCCACAGCGACGGCAACGGCGAGGACCTTCAAGAACAGGGGGGAGGAGAGGGCCGAGTCTATCTTTCCGGAACCGGTCATTGCAGCTGGATACCTTCCTTCTCCAGGCCCTCTTCTCGAGGGCGGCGAGTGATTCGGAGCACGGTGGATTCGTGTCCCGGTCGCGGACGGGTCGTCCTTCCGGCGAGGCGTTGAGTCGACCGCGAGGCTGGTTTCTTATCCCGGCTCACGACCAAAGCGCCTTTATGTCCTCCTGGAGGCGCTCTGAAAAGGGCTTCCGTTCGCTGTCCTCGCCTGAAAAATAGTGGTTCAATAGTTTGTGAACCTGGGTCTCCTTCAGGTTCCTGGAGAGGCGACCGTTGACGGCGAGCGAGATTTCGCCCCGTTCCTCCGAGACGACGAGGGCGATGGCATCCGATACCTCCGTAACTCCGATAGCGGCTCGGTGCCTGGTTCCGATCCACCTGGAGAGGTCGGGGTTCTCGGTCAGGGGCAGGTAGCAGCTCGCGGCGATGATCCTCTCCCTGTTGATTATAACCGCTCCGTCGTGCAGAGGCGTACCATCCCAGAAGAGGGTTATCAGCAGCTCCTGGGAAATTTCGGAGTCCATTTTTATCGCAGTCCTCCAGAAGTCCTTGAGGCCGGTGTTGCGCTCGAGGACTACGATGGCTCCTATCTTTTGCCCCTTCAGGTAGCCGATGGCCCTTGAGACCTCCTGGCTCAAGGCCTCGGCCTTCTCCACCGCCTTTCGCCTTCTCCAGAGTCCGCCACCCCGTCCTATCTCCTCCAGAGCCTTGCGCAGCTCCGGCTGGAAGACTATGGGAACGGCGATGAGCAGCACGCCGAGCGTCTGGCCGAGGAACCACGAGAGAGTTCTTAGGTCCAGTATTCTCGCTGCCGCGGCCACCACCCCCAACGTCAGCAGTCCCTTGATCAGCTGTATGGCCCGGGTGCCGACTATAAGCAGCAGCAGCCTGTGGAATATGACGGCGATGACTATGATATCCAAAAAATCCTGCCATCTCAAAGAATCGAGCATTCAAGCCCCTCCAGGGCGTCAAGATATGACCTTGCCCCCCGTCGCGCCGGGCAAGAACTCGCCATACTATACCACGTCGAAGAGGACAAAAGGCGACGTGGAAAGGGCCAGCATGGCACCGTAGTCCGGGAAGAAATGCATGACGTCGCCAAGTTTCACCCGGGGATGAACGTCCTCGACGTCCACTATCATGTGGTCGCTCGATCCTCCGAGTATCCTGGCCCCGCTCGCCTCCGGCTCAAGCCCGTCTATGAGCACATCCTGTCGTCCGACGGCCAGTATCGCCCTGAGTCTCTCGCCCCTGTCGTCGAAGACAGGCTCTTTGCCGAATGCGTTCAGCCCCAAGGGTCCGACCGGCACGGAGGGCTTTCTGTAGACCTCTATTACCTCCGCTTCAAGCCTCATCGTATGCTGATTAAGCCACGGGACGGCCCTGTCCCCCGTCACGTCCACTCCGAGGAGTATCCCCTCGCCGACTCGAAGGTTGTTTATGCCTTTCGGCACGGCACCCTGTTCGACCAGCTTGAGCGACGAGGTTGAGCCGCCCGAACAGACCTCCAACGGATACCCTAGCGAGCTTTCAAGCTTGGTGCCGAGGGATGCAAGCAGCTCCAGCTTCTCCGGAGCGGGAAGGGCGCCGCCGAAACAGCCGAAGTTCGAGCCTACGCCGGCGCACCGGACCCGTTCCGTCCGCTTCAGATGGTCCACCATTTCCTCGACGTTCTCCATCCAGATACCTTCCCGCAGGTCTCCGAGGTCGATCATGACAATCACTTCGTGCGTGCAGTCGGCGATGGAGCACTCTTTGTCGATGAGGGAGACGGTCTCGGGCATGGATACCAGCGTCCGGTCGGCCGTTTTCACGACTCTTGGAAGCTCGCTCGGCATCGGTATCCTCAGCAGGAGGAGCGGGATTCCAAGGTCGAGGGTGCGGATGAACTCGAGGTCGGACATCCTACTGTCGCCTATCTCCGCGCAACCTGCCTCGGCCATGGCGCGGACTATCATCTCCCTGCCGCTTACCCCCTTCGTGACGCCGGTGACGGATATTCCCGCGGCGGCGCACCGGTCAACGACCCGGGCGGCGTTCTGATATATCATTTCTTTCGATACTACGAGTTTTGGGTATACCGTGGTCAAATTCAACCTCCCCTGAGTTTGCGCAGAATGGCAAGATTTCTTGCGTGTCCGTCCGATTCGATCGGGGTCTCGAGGATGCAGGGCGTGTTTACCCAAAGAGAGTCGTTGAGTATGAACGCGAACGGATCGTACCCCAGCTCCCCCTCTCCGATGTGCGCGTGCCTGTCCAGTCCTCTTCCAAGGTCGTGAAAGCTGTCGTTGAGATGCCAGCAGCCCACCCGGTCGAGCCCCAGAAGGGAGTCGACCTGATCGACGAGGCGTTGGTAGGCGGCCTTGGTCCTTAACTCGTAGCCCGCTGCGAACAGGTGGCAAGTGTCCATGCAGATCCCTACACGGGGCGTCCAGTCAATCCTCTCCATGATGAAGGCGAACTGTTTCAGATCCCTGCCGAGCAGGTCTCCCTGCCCCGCCATGGTCTCCAGCAGTATGCGCACCCTTTT of Synergistaceae bacterium contains these proteins:
- the glmM gene encoding phosphoglucosamine mutase — encoded protein: MKTEKCNNRCLFGTDGVRDVANRGAMTPEMALRLGRSYILYLTERGYPRPKIAIGRDTRRSGRMLESALSAGMMSAGAEIYLLGVIPTPGVSFAVQRMSLSGGAVISASHNPAEYNGIKFLDSRGRKLTDEAEEAIEEYMGDNLTDEWRPTGASIGDIRTAPHLVDEYAERIASYWGDESFFPPCGVVDCAHGAAIDAASKVFGRLGKNWCMIGNQPNGLNINEGVGVMNMTNLAYSVREGGFPIGIAYDGDADRALLVDGNGKVLDGDIILWVLARWLSREERLGSGVVATVMSNLALEEHLERDGIKVFRCPVGDRYVMDTMNSEGAFLGGEQSGHIILSPLVNTGDGLCTGLLFMKACHELGEDINSLAERFSPYPQLLRNVEVSPEMRFCKDFIAAITEEAEALLQGKGRVFIRPSGTEPLLRILVEARDGSAMESVSSRLVNAVLSHCKTV
- a CDS encoding deoxyribonuclease IV, yielding MAIIGAHVSIAGGLEKGIERGEALGCEAIQIFTKNQLQWRSAPLSQSRGERFYRAWAESSIQKVVVHASYLINLAAVDATGPKSMTALEDEIERCELLGIDDLVLHPGSSRGRDPESALELVAERLGQIIRRTEHKRVRILLETMAGQGDLLGRDLKQFAFIMERIDWTPRVGICMDTCHLFAAGYELRTKAAYQRLVDQVDSLLGLDRVGCWHLNDSFHDLGRGLDRHAHIGEGELGYDPFAFILNDSLWVNTPCILETPIESDGHARNLAILRKLRGG
- the galU gene encoding UTP--glucose-1-phosphate uridylyltransferase GalU — encoded protein: MPSCITKCLFPVAGMGTRFLPATKEIAKEMLPLVDRPIIEYGVDEALEAGCREMVMITGRSKKAIEDHFDRSFELEELLKSRNRDDLYHEVISLSNMADFIYMRQHRPLGLGHAVLCGEPVCRSEHFGVILPDDVMVASPSVLAQLIAVHEERGGSVIALEEVSWEDTSRYGVVEAEEVGDGVFSVRNMVEKPGPENAPSRLAIMGRYVLSPSIFPVLSNLGTGAGGEIQLTDGIKGLIGTEPVWGVVYKGRRFDCGTQQGWLHANVCMAMDHPELREVVERAVADCE
- a CDS encoding TIGR00159 family protein, yielding MLDSLRWQDFLDIIVIAVIFHRLLLLIVGTRAIQLIKGLLTLGVVAAAARILDLRTLSWFLGQTLGVLLIAVPIVFQPELRKALEEIGRGGGLWRRRKAVEKAEALSQEVSRAIGYLKGQKIGAIVVLERNTGLKDFWRTAIKMDSEISQELLITLFWDGTPLHDGAVIINRERIIAASCYLPLTENPDLSRWIGTRHRAAIGVTEVSDAIALVVSEERGEISLAVNGRLSRNLKETQVHKLLNHYFSGEDSERKPFSERLQEDIKALWS
- a CDS encoding CPBP family intramembrane metalloprotease, which gives rise to MIAMIVFAFFLYFPYAWCRLRGESPSRYGLLWSLSSDAARDVLLVSVVVLVPLTFVSTVFFPRYMHPQGMVFVLKGVLSGLAAAVAEETFFRGWLQTLLSERMPALKSILLASALFGLAHVFRGPVAMLAFFPGILMGVLRHRHSSVLPAILFHWFGNIWSIWFYPQF
- a CDS encoding alanine/ornithine racemase family PLP-dependent enzyme, with the translated sequence MIYQNAARVVDRCAAAGISVTGVTKGVSGREMIVRAMAEAGCAEIGDSRMSDLEFIRTLDLGIPLLLLRIPMPSELPRVVKTADRTLVSMPETVSLIDKECSIADCTHEVIVMIDLGDLREGIWMENVEEMVDHLKRTERVRCAGVGSNFGCFGGALPAPEKLELLASLGTKLESSLGYPLEVCSGGSTSSLKLVEQGAVPKGINNLRVGEGILLGVDVTGDRAVPWLNQHTMRLEAEVIEVYRKPSVPVGPLGLNAFGKEPVFDDRGERLRAILAVGRQDVLIDGLEPEASGARILGGSSDHMIVDVEDVHPRVKLGDVMHFFPDYGAMLALSTSPFVLFDVV
- the glmU gene encoding bifunctional UDP-N-acetylglucosamine diphosphorylase/glucosamine-1-phosphate N-acetyltransferase GlmU: MVLPASRGAVGALVLAAGKGTRMKSALPKVLLPVLDQPVLFYILDSLGKCADASKGRINSMAAVIGYKGELVQEYLSSDWPGTLPVWQHEQLGTGHAVQIAEEWWSGLDHLLVTPGDVPLVTASSISRLVADHLSSGADCTFISFEASDPFGYGRVVRSGKTIVIVEEKDATEAQKALTEVNSGIYIFKTSSLSPQISRLDNENAQKEFYLPDIVPMIARAGGRVHASLAPDEKEFAGINNPRQLADAASALRRRIIDRHLAGGVRMQDPDSVWIGPEVVIEEDARIDPAVQLWGKTKIGAGCGIGSFSILKNSILEDGVDVLSHSVLTDSLFKSGARIGPFIVVRDGAVFSEESQGGKFVEVKKSVVGRRSKVPHLAYVGDATIGEESNIGAGTITCNYDGVKKNPTTIGDRCFIGSDSIIVAPVVIGDDGYTAAGSVITSDVPEGALAVGRARQRNIEGWAKRSTKKD